The proteins below come from a single Salinivibrio kushneri genomic window:
- the lhgO gene encoding L-2-hydroxyglutarate oxidase codes for MKSVYDYVVVGGGIVGASTAWQLKQRYPGCSVLLVEKEASVAQHQTGHNSGVIHAGVYYPPGSLKADFCKRGAALTIEFCAKHGIAVENCGKLLVATNEQEMARMQALYERCLTNDIDVRWLDAAELHAEEPNVKGLGAIAVRATSIVDYRRVTEQMVCEFEALGGVTQLSTGVIGASEAVEQVTLHCQASGERLTIQCQFVVTCSGLMADRMTKMMGIPTAFQIIPYRGEYYQLASQYQGFVNHLIYPIPDPDLPFLGVHLTRMIDGSITVGPNAVQGWKREGYGKVNLSLKDTWQMLTFAGFWKVTINNLKTGLVELKNSWWKPGYVKQVNKYCPTIKAKDLKPYPAGIRAQAVLSDGTLVHDFLFAESARSLHVCNAPSPAATSAMPIGEYICDKVTQKQQWLSSEAD; via the coding sequence ATGAAATCTGTTTATGATTATGTAGTTGTCGGTGGTGGTATTGTTGGCGCGTCCACGGCTTGGCAGTTAAAACAGCGTTATCCTGGCTGCTCTGTGCTGCTGGTGGAAAAAGAGGCAAGCGTTGCCCAGCACCAAACCGGGCATAACAGTGGCGTGATCCACGCGGGTGTCTATTATCCACCAGGCAGTTTAAAAGCCGACTTCTGTAAACGAGGGGCGGCACTGACCATTGAGTTTTGCGCCAAACACGGTATTGCGGTCGAAAACTGCGGCAAGCTATTGGTCGCCACCAACGAGCAAGAGATGGCTCGGATGCAGGCGCTCTATGAACGTTGCTTAACTAATGATATCGACGTGCGCTGGCTGGATGCGGCGGAGCTTCATGCTGAAGAGCCGAATGTTAAAGGCTTAGGTGCCATTGCGGTTCGCGCGACCAGCATTGTTGACTATCGGCGGGTGACCGAGCAAATGGTGTGTGAGTTTGAAGCGCTCGGCGGTGTCACCCAACTCAGTACAGGAGTGATTGGAGCCAGCGAAGCGGTTGAACAAGTCACTCTCCATTGCCAAGCAAGCGGGGAGCGCCTGACGATTCAATGCCAATTTGTGGTGACATGCAGTGGGTTGATGGCAGATAGAATGACCAAAATGATGGGGATCCCAACCGCGTTTCAAATTATCCCTTACCGCGGTGAGTACTATCAACTTGCGAGCCAGTACCAAGGCTTTGTGAATCACCTTATCTATCCGATTCCCGATCCCGACTTACCTTTTTTAGGTGTCCATCTCACGCGGATGATAGACGGCTCCATTACGGTGGGACCTAACGCTGTGCAAGGCTGGAAGCGAGAAGGCTATGGCAAGGTCAATCTCAGTCTAAAAGATACCTGGCAAATGCTAACGTTTGCGGGCTTTTGGAAAGTGACCATCAACAACTTAAAGACTGGCTTGGTCGAGCTGAAAAACTCGTGGTGGAAGCCGGGCTACGTCAAACAAGTCAATAAATACTGTCCGACAATAAAAGCTAAGGATTTGAAGCCTTATCCTGCGGGGATCCGAGCTCAAGCGGTGCTAAGTGACGGCACCTTGGTACACGACTTTCTGTTTGCCGAAAGTGCGCGGAGTTTACACGTGTGCAATGCGCCATCGCCAGCCGCGACCTCTGCGATGCCGATTGGTGAATACATTTGTGACAAGGTGACGCAAAAACAGCAGTGGCTCAGTAGTGAGGCTGATTAG
- a CDS encoding GNAT family N-acetyltransferase, producing the protein MELVVPAHHHQAAFTRFYDDFAQFDPENAGYYRPGKDDFPTYVTRLTDESLGKNLRKGYVPCSHFWLLDAEPQIIGAIRIRHHINTPFLSQEAGHIGYDIAPSYRGRGCGKQMLALALPKARELGIIRALITANEDNMASRKVIEANGGMLENIIDGEVFNESLARYWVDING; encoded by the coding sequence ATGGAATTAGTCGTCCCCGCACACCATCATCAAGCAGCCTTTACGCGCTTTTATGATGATTTTGCTCAGTTTGACCCCGAGAATGCCGGTTATTATCGACCGGGGAAAGACGATTTCCCCACTTACGTGACGCGGTTAACGGATGAGTCATTGGGTAAAAACCTTCGTAAAGGTTATGTGCCGTGTAGTCATTTTTGGCTGCTTGATGCTGAGCCACAAATCATTGGCGCAATTCGGATCCGCCATCACATTAATACGCCATTTCTATCTCAAGAAGCCGGACACATTGGTTACGATATTGCGCCGTCATATCGTGGACGCGGATGCGGCAAGCAAATGTTAGCCTTAGCGCTGCCCAAGGCAAGAGAACTGGGGATCATTCGCGCCCTCATTACCGCGAATGAAGACAATATGGCATCGCGCAAAGTGATTGAAGCCAATGGCGGCATGTTAGAAAACATCATCGATGGTGAAGTGTTCAATGAATCATTGGCGCGGTACTGGGTGGACATTAATGGATGA
- a CDS encoding NAD(P)-dependent oxidoreductase — protein MNIIVFGATGDIGSRIVSEALQRGHKVTAVTRNEAAFSKLPDGVKPVAANLSDADKVASVMASHDLAITALRPPTGEEAQLPVLTQAVVQGAAHHQMRVLIVGGAARLMIPGTDGETVLNAEGFLPASAVEIARACQVQYEQCLASQDVIWSYLSPAAMIAPGTRTGQYTLGTDTLVTDSDGQSRISMEDFAVAMLDEAETPKHLQQAFTVGYQ, from the coding sequence ATGAATATAATCGTATTTGGTGCCACGGGCGATATTGGCAGTCGAATTGTGTCGGAAGCGTTGCAACGCGGCCATAAGGTCACAGCAGTGACACGTAACGAGGCGGCATTCAGCAAGCTACCCGACGGCGTAAAACCTGTCGCCGCCAATTTGAGCGATGCGGACAAGGTGGCATCGGTAATGGCTAGTCATGATCTTGCCATTACGGCGTTACGTCCACCGACAGGCGAAGAAGCACAATTACCCGTGTTAACCCAAGCAGTCGTCCAAGGCGCAGCACATCATCAAATGCGCGTTCTGATTGTCGGCGGTGCCGCTCGACTGATGATTCCGGGCACTGACGGTGAAACCGTGTTAAACGCAGAGGGCTTTCTTCCCGCCTCAGCGGTTGAGATTGCACGCGCGTGCCAAGTGCAATATGAACAGTGCCTCGCCAGCCAAGATGTGATTTGGAGCTACCTCTCACCTGCCGCCATGATCGCACCTGGCACACGCACCGGTCAGTACACATTGGGGACAGACACCTTAGTGACAGATAGTGACGGACAGTCTCGCATTTCAATGGAAGACTTCGCGGTCGCCATGCTTGATGAGGCCGAAACCCCTAAGCATTTGCAACAAGCATTTACTGTGGGTTACCAATAA
- a CDS encoding GNAT family N-acetyltransferase, with the protein MDIAIRQGWPLEQAQKVAELYEQAFGMKFARAIPNQAARVAVLSQCFVPDFSFAAMQNGKVVGLAGFQTQAGALTQGMGAKQLIDSLGPIKGIWACAILALFERKAAHNELVMDGIAVDSAIRGQGIGSQLLDAILDYAQAHGFESVRLDVIDSNPRARKLYQAKGFVATKEDRFPHLKWLVGFSGATTMVKALN; encoded by the coding sequence ATGGATATAGCGATCCGGCAAGGATGGCCACTTGAGCAAGCACAAAAAGTGGCTGAGCTCTATGAGCAGGCGTTTGGGATGAAGTTTGCACGGGCAATCCCTAATCAGGCAGCGCGCGTGGCGGTGTTGTCCCAGTGTTTTGTTCCAGACTTTTCGTTTGCTGCTATGCAAAACGGCAAGGTGGTGGGGTTGGCTGGGTTTCAAACTCAAGCCGGCGCACTGACACAGGGCATGGGCGCGAAACAGTTGATCGATAGTTTGGGGCCTATCAAAGGCATTTGGGCCTGCGCGATATTGGCGTTGTTTGAGCGTAAAGCGGCACACAATGAATTGGTGATGGATGGCATTGCTGTTGATAGCGCGATACGTGGTCAGGGGATTGGCTCCCAATTATTGGATGCCATTCTCGATTATGCCCAAGCACATGGCTTTGAAAGCGTTCGGTTGGATGTGATTGATAGTAACCCCAGAGCCCGCAAGCTCTATCAAGCCAAAGGTTTTGTCGCCACTAAAGAAGACCGCTTTCCGCACCTAAAATGGCTGGTTGGCTTTTCAGGCGCCACCACCATGGTTAAGGCGCTGAACTAA